ACCGCAACCGTCCCGCGCTCGACATGATCATCCAGGCGATTTCCGGCGTGATGCAGGTCACGGGCACGGAACAATCCGGGCCGCTCAAGACCGGCTTTCCGTTTTCTGACCTCGTGACCGCGCTGCTCGCCGCGATCGGCATGCTCACCGCATTGCAGGCGCGCGAGCGCACGGGCGAAGGCCAGCGCGTCGATCTGTCGATGCTCGACGCCAGCATCTTCAGCCAGGTGCCGCGCGACGTGTACTTCGACCTGACCGCGCAGACGCCACGGCGCATGGGCAACCAGCACTGGGACATCGTGCCGAACAACACGTACGCGACATCCGATGGCCGCGACATCATGATCATCACGATCAACGACAAGTTCTGGCAGGTGCTGTGCGATGCGCTCGATGCGCCCGAACTGAAGACCGATGAACGATTCGCCACGAAGGCCGCGCGTCTCGCCAACCGCGAACTCGTCAACGCACGGCTCGGCGCGATCTTCGCCACGCGCGATCTCGACGCGTGGGACGAGCGGCTCTCGGCGGCGGGCGCGATCTACGGCGCGGTGCGCACCTGGCCCGAAGTGTTCAGCGATCCGCACGTCGTCGACAAGCTGCTGAAGACTCTGCCGCATCCGCAGGGCGGCGCATTCAGGATCATCAATAACCCGCTGAATTTCTCCGGCACGCCGACGCACATCGACCGCTCGCCGCCGATGCTCGGCGAACACAACGGCGAAGTGCTCGGGCGGCCCGGCCGCGCATGGCCCGCCGTGGGCGCGTGATCAGGTGAAGAACAGCAAGGAGGGCATCGTGGAGCAGACCTGCATCATCGTCGGCGCGAGCCATGCGGCGGCGCAACTCGCGCCGAGTCTGCGGCAGGAGGGCTGGCAAGGGCGCATCGTCGTGATCGGCGACGAACCGCATCTGCCCTATCACCGGCCGCCGCTGTCGAAGGCGTATCTGCTCGGGGAAAAGGACAGCAACGATCTGCTGATCCGCGCGGCCGACGCGTACGCGAAGTTCGGCATCGAATTTCGTCTCGGCGAGCGGGTCGTGTCGATCGACCGTGAGCGCAAGTCGGTGACTTTGCAGGACGGCAGCACGCTCGCTTACGACAAGCTCGCGCTGTGCACCGGCACGCGTGTGCGCACCGTGGCGCTGCCGGGCGCGCAACTGGAAGGCGTGCATTACCTGCGCGGCATCGCGGACATCGATCGCATTCGCCGTCATGTACAGCCGGGCGCGCATGCCGCGATCGTCGGCGGCGGCTATATCGGGCTGGAGACGGCGGCCGTGCTCAATCGGCTCGGCATGCGCGTGACCGTGCTCGAAATGGCGCCGCGCGTGCTCGCGCGCGTGACCGCGCCGGACGTGTCCGCGTTCTTCGAGCGCGTGCACCGCGAAGAGGGCGTCGATATCCGCACGGGTGTCACGGTCGATCGCTTCGAGGGTGACGCACGCGTCGAGCAGATCGTGCTGCGCGATGGAACGACGCTCGCCGCGAGTCTCGTGGTGGTCGGCGTGGGCGTGATGCCGAACGTGGAACTGGCGCAGGCGGCCGGACTCGATGTCGACAACGGCATCGTGGTCGATGCGTGCGCGCGGACTGCGGACCCGGACATCGTCGCGGCCGGCGACTGCTCGTTGCATCCGTCGCCGTATTACGGGCGCATCCGGCTCGAGTCGGTTCCCAATGCGACCGAGCAGGCGAAGGCCGCCGCCGCGGCGCTGTGCGGCAAGGACAAGCCGTATCGCGCGCTGCCGTGGTTCTGGTCCGACCAATATGACATCAAGCTGCAGATCGCGGGTCTCAACGCGGGCTATGACCAGGTCGTCGTGCGCGGCTCGCGCGACACGGGCCGCAGCTTCAGCGCGTTCTATCTGAAGTCCGGACGGCTCGTCGCGGCGGACTGCATCAACCGCGCGCAGGAATTCATGCAGAGCAAGCGTCTGATCGCCGAAGGCATCGCCGTCGATGCCGCGCGGCTTGCCGACGAGACGTTTTCATTGAAGTCGCTGTTCGAAGCGGCGCAGCAACAGTCCGATTGATTCAGATTGATTCAGCCAGAGAGAGGTGTGCAATGCCAGTCGTCAAATACGTGCAGGTGAGCGGCGAAACCACGGCAGTCGATGTTCCGCTCGGCAGTTCGGTGATGCAGGGCGCGGTCGACAACATGATCGCGGGAATCGTCGCGGAATGCGGCGGCGCGTGCAGTTGCGCGACCTGCGAGGTCCATGTCGATGCGACGTGGATGCGGGTGGTCGGGGAAGCCTGCGACATCGAGCGCGAAATGCTCGAAGGCCTCGGCGAGCCGCGTAGCAACAGCCGCCTGAGCTGCCAGATCGAGATCACGCCCGAGCTGGACGGACTCGTCGTCGCGATTCCGGGCTGACGGGGAGGGCGCATGGCGGTGACGGTGAGCGATCTGCTGTCGGTATTGCGCGTGCGCGAGGGGCAGCGTCATGTGTTCTCGGGCGAGTCGCTCGTCGACGGCGTGCGCCGCATCTACGGCGGGCAACTGCTCGCGCAGTCGATCATGGCGATGGGACGCACCGTGCGCGACGCACACGGCCTGCATTCGATGCAGGGCTATTTCGTGCATCCCGGCGACGTGACGAAGCCGCTGCGCTTCGACGTGGAGCCGGTGCGCGATGGCCGCAGCTTCAGCACCCGCCGCGTGGTCGTCACGCAGGCGGCGCGCGTGGTGTTCATGGGCGCGGCGTCGTTTCAGGCGGCTGAAGGCTGTCACGAGCGATTGCCCGCGACGCCGGACGTGCCGCCTCCCGATCACATGCCCGCCGAAGCGGAATTTTTCGCGCGCGAAGCGCACTTGCTGGAACGGCGCCGCTCGCACGTCTCGACGATCATGCAGCTCTTCGAACGGCGCAGCGAGATGTGGCGGCCCTGGCTCGATCCGGGCGTCACGGCGCCCGTCAACGGACTCTGGTGCAGATTGCGCGAGCCGTGCGGCGACGACCCGCTGCTGTGTCACGCCGTGCTTGCGTATGCGTGCGACCTCGATCTGATGACCACGGCGATGCGTCCGCGCGGCCACGGCACGATGGACCGCCGCACCCGCTCCGCGAGCCTCGATCACGCAATGTGGTTCCACGCGCCCGTGCGCCCCGACGCGTGGTTCTACTACGACATGACCGGGCCGTGCGCATCGAACAATCGCGGGCTCGGCGCGGGCGCGCTGTATCAGGATGGCCGGCGCGTCGGCACTGCGATGCAGGAAGGGCTGATGCGGGTTATCGAGGACGAAGCACAGTGAGCGACACGATGGGTCAGTGGAACGACAAGTTCGAGCGCGCCGGGCGCAGATGGTCCGAGTGGACGATGCACGAGTACGCGCAGACGGATCGCGTGATCGGGCACATCATCGAGGACAAGGCGCGGCGTCATCCGCATCACGAGGTGTTCCGGTTTCGCGAGCGGACGGTCAGTTTCGAGGAACTGAACGCGTCGTCGAACCGGGCGGCGAACGGCTTTCGCGCACTCGGCATCGGTCCCGGCGACAAGGTCGCGCTGATGCTGTCGAATCGTGTGGAGTTCCTGTTCGCGTGGTTCGGGCTGAATAGAATCGGCACGGTATGCGTGCCGATCAACATCGCGTTGAAGGGCGAAGGTCTCGCGTATCAGATCGATCATGCCGATTGCGTCGCGCTCGTCGTCGAACCTGCGTACGCCGACGCACTCGGCGCGATCGCGGACCGGTTGCCGAAGCTGAATCACACGATCGTCGTGGATGCGCGCGCGCAACCTCGTTTCGCCGCCTGGCCAGGGCGAGAGACCCTGCATTTCGACGAACTGATGTCGCATGCGGAAACCGCGCCCGGCGTGTCCGTGGACTTCAGGCAGTTGTCGACCATCTCGTACACGTCGGGCACGACGGGACGCTCGAAGGGCGTGCTGATCAGCCATCACTACTGGTACGAGATCTGGGCGCAAGCCGTGAAGTACGCGCGCTATACGGATGAAGACGTCCTCTACACCGGTTTGCCGTTCTTTCACACGAGCGCGCACGGCACGACCGGCCCCGCGCTCCTCGCCGATGCACAGGCCGTGTTCGTCGAACGCTTTTCGGCGAGCCGCATGCTGGACGATTGCCGGCGGTGGAACTGCACGTCGGCGAAATTCATCGGTGGCATGCTGTCGATCTTGATGAAGCAGACCGCTTCGCCGCTCGATGCCGACAATCCGCTGCGCCTGATGGTGGGCGCCGCCGCGCCGCCGCATCTGTGGCATGCGTTCGAGGCGCGCTTCAATACGCGGCTGCTCGAACTGTACGGCATGACCGAATGCAGCAGCTGTCTCGTGAATCCCTACGACGAGCGTCGCGCGGGCGCATGCGGCAAGGCGATCACGGGCTATGAAGTGCGCGTCGTCGACGATCTCGACAACGAAGTCGCGCAAGGTCAGACAGGCGAGCTGGTCGTGCGGCCACAACGTCCGTTTCTCGGCACGAGCGGATATTACAAGGATGCCGAAGCAACGCTCGACCTGTTTCGAAATCTGTGGATGCACACCGGCGATCTCGCGCGGCAGGACGAAGACGGCTACTTCCACTTCGTCGACCGAAAGAAGCAGGCGCTGAGGCGGCGCGGCGAGAATATTTCATCGTTCGAAGTCGAGGCCGTGATCGGCGCGCACCCGGCCGTGCTCGAATCGTGCGTGGTGGGCGTGCCATCGGAACTCGGCGAAGACGACGTCAAGGCCGTCGTCGTGCTCAGGCGCGGCGAGCAACTGACGGAGTGCGAGCTGATCCGCTGGTGCGAGCCGCGTCTCGCGTACTTCGCGATACCGCGCTACGTCGCGTTTCGCGACAGCCTGCCGAAGACGCCGAGCGAGCGCGTCGAGAAGTATCGGCTGCGCGCGGAAGGCGTCACCGCCGACTGCTGGGACCGCGAGCGCGCCGGCGTCGTCATCGATAGGAATTCGGTCTCACGATCCAGCAAAACAGTATTGGACCTGCAACGCCCGCTGCGCGAATCTTGAGCCTGAGCCGCTCGAAACAGAGCGCGAAGATAGATGATCCGGTTCAAGAACATATCGTGAGAAGAGGTGACACATGACATCGAACGTTGCAGTCGTGACAGGCTCGAACGGCCTGACTGGACAAGCCATTTGCAAGAACCTGAGCGAGCGCGGCTATACCGTCGTCGGACTCGATATCGCCGAGTCGGGCAAGGGTGAATACGCCTACCGCGCGTGCGACGTCACCGATATCGAACAGATTCGCGCGGCCGTCGAAGCAATCGACGCGCAGTACGGCACCATCCGCGTGCTCATCAACAATGCGGGCGTGTGGCACGGCAAGACCTTCTTCGACATCTCGCCCACCGACTACGACTTCACCTACGGCGTCAACGCGCGCGCGCCCTTCTTTCTGAGCCAGGAAGTCGCGAAGCGTCTCGTCAAGGCGGGCGGCGGCGGCGTGATCGTCAATCTTGCGTCGATCGTGGCGACGGCGGGCAGCGGCGTGACCGACTACGGCGGCTCGAAGGCGGCCGTCATCAACCTGACGAAGAGCCTCGCCAAGCCGCTCGGTCCGCACGGCATCCGCGTCGCGGCGGTGTCGCCGGGCACGATCAACACGGCGATGGGCGAGAAGGTGCCCAAAGAGATTCGCGACAGGCTCATCGCCGGCTCGGGTCTGCAGCGCGCAGCCGAGCCCGAGGAGATCGCATCGGCGATCGGCTTTCTCGTCAGCGACGATGCGCGCTACGTGACGGGCGCGACGCTCGACGTCAACGGCGGTCTGTGAGCGGTTCCCGACATGAGCTCAATCATTCAATGGATGTGACGGGAGGCGCGATGTCTGGATGTCCTTTCAGCAAACCGGCGTTCCCGATGCCACGGCAATGTCCGTTCGTTCCGCCTGCCGAGTACCGCGATTATCAGCAACAGCCGGGACCGGTGAAAGTGCGGATGTGGGACGGCAAGGACGCATGGCTTTTCACGCGTTACGACGACGTGCGCGCCGTGCTCGGCGACAACCGCTTCAGCGGCGATCCGCACGTGAGCGGCTTTCCGAGTCTCTCGCCCGCGCGCAACGCGGTGCTCGATCTGGAGCCGGCGTTCATTCGCATGGACCCGCCGCAGCACGGCCACTTTCGCCGCATGCTGACCAAGGAGTTCATGATCAAGCGCGTGAGCGAGATGCGCCCGCGCATCGAATCGATCTTCAGCCGGCTCGTCGACGAACTGCTGGAAAAGGGGCCGCCCGCGAATCTGGTCGATGATCTCTTCCTGCCGCTGACCTCGGAAGTGATCGCGGGCCTGCTGGACGTGCCCGCGTGCGATCACGGCTTCTTCCAGGAGCAGAGCCGCCTGAAGGTGCTGCTCGATGTCGATCCGTCGATCCCGAAGGCGGCGTCGGACCGCATCCTGTCGTATCTCGACCGGCTCATCACCGAGCGCGCGCAGGATGCGGAGAAGCGCACGGACCTGCTGAGCCGGCTGATCGTCGAGCAGGTGCGGCCGGGACATCTGACGCATCGCGAACTGGTCATCATGGCCGAACTGCTGCTGATGGCCGGCCACGAAACGACCGCGAACCAGATGGCGCTCGGCGTCTTCAGCTTCCTCACCAACCCGGACCAGTTGCAGTTGTTGCGCGACACCCCTTCGCTGCTGCGCAACGCGGTCGAGGAAATGCTGCGCTTTCATACCATCGTTCACTACAACGCGTTCAGGGTCGCGACGGAGGACGTCGAAGTGGCGGGACAGATGATCCGCAAGGGCGACGGCGTCATCGCGCTGATCTCCGGCGCCAATCACGACGCCACGGCGTTCGAGCAGCCCGAGCGGTTCGACATCACACGCAAGGCCGATCATCACGTCGCGTTCAGCTACGGCATTCATCAGTGTCTCGGGCAGCCGCTCGCGCGCGTCGAATTGCAGGTCGTGTTCGCGTCGCTGTTCGAGCGCATGCCGGGCCTGCGCTTCGCCGTGCCGCTCGAAGCGATCGAGGGCAAGGGCGATCATTTCGTGCAGGGTCTCGAAGCCTTGCCCGTCACCTGGTAACCAACCGCAGCGCGCATTCGCGCGATGAAGGAGAGTAGGGCATGGCAAACGGAAACTTCAAACTGCGCGTCGCCGTCGATCAGGATGTGTGCGTCGGCGCGGGACTGTGCGTGCTGTCGAGCGCCGACGTGTTCGATCAGCGCGACGAGGACGGCGTCGTCAAGCTGTTGCAGACGGAGCCGGACGAGGCGCTGTACGAAAAGGTGCTGGGCGCGGCGCGCAAATGCCCGTCGAAGGCGATCAAGGTCGAGAAGTTCATCGACGATGCGGCCGCGCAGGAGAGCGGGCAGTGAGCGCGCGGCCCGAATCGGTGGTGATCGTCGGGGCGGGGCAGGCGGGGTTGCAGGCCGCAGCGTCCTTGCGCGAAGAAGGCTACGAGGGCGTGATCCAGATCATTGGCGACGAAGCGGGCCTGCCGTATCAAAGGCCGCCGCTGTCCAAAAGCTTCCTGACCGGCGACGTCGCGGCAGACGAACTGAGCCTCGAAGAAGCACACTGGTTCGACGACGCGCGCATCGAACGGCTCGCGGGCGAGCGCGTCAGTGCGATCGATCGCCGGCGCAGGCGCTTGTCGCTGGCGTCGGGGCGCATCGTTCCCTACGATCATCTCGTGCTGGCGACGGGATCGCGCAATCGCGCGCTGCCGTTCCTGACGCAGCCGACGCATGGCGTCGTGTCGCTGCGCTCCGTATCCGATGCGCAGCGGCTCAGGACTGCGCTCGGCGAAGCGCGCCGCGTGGTCGTGATCGGCGGCGGCTTTCTCGGTCTGGAAGTCGCCAGCATCGCGGCCGCGCGCGGATGCGACGTGCATGTCGTCGAGTCCGTCGAGCGCGTGATGAAGCGCGCGATCTCGGCAGAGATGTCGGCGGCGTGCGCGGCGCATCATCAGGCGGCCGGCGTGCGCTTTTCCTTCGACGCGCGGGTGGCGGGCATCGTCGGTCACGGCGCGTCCGTGAGCGCGGTCGAACTCGCCGACGGCGCGCGGCTCGACGCCGATCTCATGCTGGTGGCCGCGGGCGTGGCGCCGAACAGCGAGCTTGCCGCGGCGTGCGGCCTGTCCGTGTTCAACGGCGTCATCGTCGACGAGCGGCTGCGCACGTCCGACCCGGCGATCTCCGCCATCGGCGATTGCGCGGCGTTTCCCTACGCGTTCGACGGCGGCGATCTGCTGCGGCTCGAATCGGTCCAGAACGCCGTCGATCAGGCGCGTCATGTCGCGCGTTCGCTGCTCGGCGATGCGACGCCGTACGACCAGACGCCCGTCTTCTGGAGCGATCAGGGCGGCGCGCGGCTGCAGATCGCGGGCGTCGCGCGCCGGCTCGACAGCAGCGTCGTGCGGGGCGATCCCGCATCCGGCGCGTTCTCCGTGTTTCGCTACCGGCATCATCGGCTGACGGGCGTCGAATCGTGCAACCGGCCAGCCGATCACATGTCCGCGCGCAGGCTGCTGCAACGGCGCATCAGCCCGTCGCGCGAGCAGGCCGCCGATCCGTCGTTCAACCTGAAGCTGCTGTTGACGGCCGAGGAAGCGGTCTGATACCCGCCGCGAGGAAAGACTTTCATGGCTGCATCGTCCATTCTCGACGGCGTGCGCATTCTCGACATGACGTCGGTGATCTTCGGCCCGTATTGCACGGCGACGCTCGCCGAAATGGGCGCGGATGTCATCAAGATCGAGCCGCTCTCGGGCGACGAAATCAGGCGCGTCGGACGGCCGGCGCAGACGCGCGGCATGGGACCGGCGCACATGACGCTCAATCGCGGCAAGCGCTCGGTCGTGTGGGATCTGAAGACGGCGCGCGGCAAGGCATCGCTCGTGCGCCTGCTCGGCCGGTGCGATGTGTTCATCCACAATTTGCGCCGCGACGCGATCGCGCGGCTCGGTCTCGGCTACGACGCCGTTCGCGCGCTGCATCCGCGTCTCGTGTACGTGCATTGCACGGGCTTCGGCGAGGACGGCCCGTATGCGGGACGGCCCGCTTATGACGACATCATCCAGGCCGCATCCGGCGCCGCGAGTCTCTTGCCGCGCGCGGATGGCAACCCGGCGCCGCGCTATCTGCCGATGGCGATGGCCGACAAGGTCGCGGGCCTGCACGCAACCTATGCCGTGCTCGGCGCTCTGCTGCATCGGGAGCGCACCGGGTCCGGGCAGTCTGTCGAAGTGCCGATGTTCGAAAGCTTCACGCATTTCCTGTTGCAGGAGCATCTCTACGGCCGCGCGCTGATTCCGCCGACGGAGAGCGCGGGCTATCCGCGCCAGCTCGATCCGCTGCGCCAGCCGTTGAAATGCCTCGACGGCTATATCGCAATTGCGCCTTATACGGACGAACGCTGGGTGCGCTTTTTCGACGTGACGGGTCACGCGGATTTTCTGCAGCGCGAGAAGCTGTGCACGGCGCGCGATCGCTTCCACGCGCTCGACCGCATGCACGCGGAAATGGCCCGCATCGTCGCGGGCAAGCCGTTGCGCGACTGGCTGATGCTGTTCGCCGAATGCGATATCCCCGCATCCGAAGTCAGGGATCTCGATGGCGTGCTCGCCGATCCGCATCTCGCGGCGACGGGCTTCTTCGAGCGCAGGACGCATCCATCGGAGGGCGACTATGTGCAGATGCGTCCGCCGGTGCGCTTTCACGGCGCGCCCACCGCCGAGGTGCGCACGGCGCCGCATCTGGGCGAGCACAGCGACAAAGTCGACGACTGGCTGCAAGAGCCGCGCTGAACGCCTCAATGAGCGCGTCAGGCGGCCGCTGCTTCGACCAGACGCGGGGAAGAGGTATCGATGAAGTATTGCGGATGACGCGCGATCAGTTGCGCCGAATTGGCGCGCGCCGCTTCCCGCCATGCATTGAGCAGCGGCGGCACGCGATCCTTGTGCCAGGCGAGCGACAGCGACACGCCCGGCGTGTCGACCGCGAGCGGCCGGTAGGCGACGCCGTGCGGCTGCATCAGCTGCATGATGGCGGGCACGACCGCGACGCCCACGCCCGCCGCGACGAGGCACGCGGACGTATGCATGTCGTAGGCTTCCTTGGCGACATTGGGCTTGAGATTCGCATCGTCGAAGAGGTCGAGAATCTTGTCGCCGTAGCCGCGCTCCGTCGCCGTGCCGCGCGCGACCGCGATCAGCGGCCAGCGCGCCAGATCGTGCAGATCCACGGGGCCGGGGACGTCGTACTCGCTGCCCGCCGGCACGGCGACCACGAGCAGCTCGCGATACAGCAGCTCGGTCACGATGTTGTGATCGAACACATGCCCGCGCACCAGCCCGACTTCGATGAGGCCTTCCTTGAGACCCGCGATCTGCTGCGAGATGGTCATTTCCTGCAGGCTGACGTCCGAGTTCGGCGCGAGCGTGTTGAAGATGCGCAGCGTGTTCGGCAGGAAGCAATAGATGGCCGTGTAGATGGAGCCGACGATCAGATGCGCGCGCGCCCCGCGTCCCGACGCGCGCACCGCGGCGATCGCCGCCGTCGCTGTGTTGAGCACGCGCTGCGCATGTTCGACGAGGATTTCGCCCGCAGGCGTCAGCAGCACCTTGCGCTTTTCGCGCGTGAAAAGCGGCGTGCCCAGTTCGTCTTCCAGCGCGATGATCTGCGCGCTCAATGCGGGCTGAGCGATGTTCACGCGTTCCGATGCGCGCGTGAAATTCAGCTCGGCGGCCACTGCGAGGAAATACTGGAGTTGGCGCATGTTCATGTCGGCGTTCCTTCTCTGCTATTCGCGCTGCCGGCCGTGACGATCGGCCCGCGCGGATTCGATCCCGTTGCGCCGAAATATTCGGCGACGAGCCATTCATCGGCGGCCTGACGGATGGGGTCCGTCATGTACAGGGCGAGCGACAGAAAGCGTGTCAGGCGTCGCGCGCACTTCGGCGGACAGCGGTGCTCTTGTGCGGCTCGCATGGCGCTGCGGCGCTCAGTGCACGCCACGCCACGCGAGCGTGCCGGCGTCGACGCTGAAGGTGCTGCCCGTCGAGAACGACGCTTCGTCGGACGCGAGAAAGCACACCAGCTTCGCGACTTCTTCCGGGCGCCCCAGGCGTTTGAGCAGATGCGTACCCCACAGGCGCGCGCGCGCTTTCTCACGGTCCTCTGCGTGCTCCACGCTGTGGCTCAGCATGGGTGTATCGATCGCGCCCGGCGCGTAGGCGTTGCAGCGTATGCCGGCGTCGGCGAGATCGAGGGCGATCGCTTTGGTCAGCATCGCGACGCCGCCCTTGCTCGCCGCGTAGGCGGGCAAGCCCGGGTACGCGACGCTGCCCGCGACCGACCCGCCGTTGACGATGGCCGGACTCTTCGTGGAGCGCCGCAACCACGGCGCGGCGAATTTGCTCGCGAGCCACATCGCCTTGAGATTGACGTTCATGACCGTGTCCCAGACCGCTTCGGACAGGTCTTCGATCGTCGGCGCGCGGCCCGTCAGGCCGTCGTCGGTGACGCCAGCGTTGTTGACGAGCACGTCGATGCCGCCCGCGAGGCGCGCGGTTTCGTCGATCATGTGGCGGATCGCCGCCGTGTCCGTGAGGTCGGTGCGGATGAAGCAGCTCTTCGCGCCCGCCTGTTCGACTTCGTGAGCGGCCGTCGCGCCGCGATCTTCCTGCACGTCCGCGAGCGTGACCCACGCCGCGCCCTGACGCGCCGCTTCGATCGCGATCGCGCGGCCCATGCCCTGTGCCGCGCCCGTGACCACGACAACCCGGTCCTTTAGCTTCATTACGTGTCTCCGTCTTGTTCTTCGCCAGTGAATGCACCGGTCGTTGGGATACAAGTTAAGGCAACGCAATGAGTTAATCTATAAGAGTCCGTCTACGAAAATTTATCGATCGTCTCAATATGGACATCCTGACCGATATCATCCGACTCATGCGGCCCCGGGCGATCAGCTGGCGGACGGTCGAGGCGCAGGGCCGCTGGGGCATGAGCGTGCCGTGCCGGGACATTCCGGTGTTCTGCCTCGTCGTGACGGGGCAATGCTGGTACGTGCCGCGCCACGGCCAGCCGCTGCTGATGCGCCAGGGCGACTACCTCCTCATGCGCGCGACGGCCCGCTATTGCCTCGTCAGCGACCCCGATGCGAGCGCCACGCTGCACGCGATGGAAGACGGCGTCGCAGCCGATGCGTACGTTCGCTGGGACGAGGGCGCAGGCGGCGACAAGGTCCGTCTCGTCGGCGGGTACTTCGAGATCGGCCCGGAACACACGGCGCTCTTCTCGGGCATGCTGCCGGATTTTCTGTACATCCGTTCGTCTGACGAAGAGGCGGGGCGGCTGTCGAGGCTGATTGCGCTGATCGGCGAGGAGTCGAGCATCGATCTGCCGGGACGCGATCTCGTCATGAGCCGGCTCGTCGAAATCATGCTGGTCGAAGTGTGGCGGCGTCCGCTGACCCGGATCGACTCGCGCGAGGCCGGCTGGTTCAGCGGCATGGCCGACCCGCACATCCATCTCGCGCTGCAGAAAATGCACGCGGACGTTGCGCGTCACTGGACCGTCGACGGGCTCGCGAAGGACGTCGGCATGTCGCGTGCCGCGTTCGCGCGGCGCTTTGCGGAACGCGTCGGCGTCGCGCCCGCCACGTATCTGTCGAACTGGCGCATTGCGCTCGCCAAGGATGCGCTGCTCAACAGCGAACGTTCGCTCACCGACATCGCACTGTCCATCGGCTATTACTCGGACAGTGCATTCAGCACGGCATTCAGCCGCGTGGTCGGCGTCGCGCCCGCGGCGTTCCGCCGCGCGCGACAAGGCGAGCAGGCTGCCCGATAGCCCGTCGATATTCCGCTTTCGCAGCTATACGCCGATCTGCTTGAATCATCGTTTTTTAGTATTTCCCCTCGTGCCTGTGTGGCCCGTATCTTGTGCTCATCGTATGTGCCTGCCATCGCATCTTCCATGCAGCGGGCGCGACTCATCAGCCATGCAAG
The Caballeronia sp. NK8 genome window above contains:
- a CDS encoding NAD(P)/FAD-dependent oxidoreductase translates to MSARPESVVIVGAGQAGLQAAASLREEGYEGVIQIIGDEAGLPYQRPPLSKSFLTGDVAADELSLEEAHWFDDARIERLAGERVSAIDRRRRRLSLASGRIVPYDHLVLATGSRNRALPFLTQPTHGVVSLRSVSDAQRLRTALGEARRVVVIGGGFLGLEVASIAAARGCDVHVVESVERVMKRAISAEMSAACAAHHQAAGVRFSFDARVAGIVGHGASVSAVELADGARLDADLMLVAAGVAPNSELAAACGLSVFNGVIVDERLRTSDPAISAIGDCAAFPYAFDGGDLLRLESVQNAVDQARHVARSLLGDATPYDQTPVFWSDQGGARLQIAGVARRLDSSVVRGDPASGAFSVFRYRHHRLTGVESCNRPADHMSARRLLQRRISPSREQAADPSFNLKLLLTAEEAV
- a CDS encoding CaiB/BaiF CoA-transferase family protein; protein product: MAASSILDGVRILDMTSVIFGPYCTATLAEMGADVIKIEPLSGDEIRRVGRPAQTRGMGPAHMTLNRGKRSVVWDLKTARGKASLVRLLGRCDVFIHNLRRDAIARLGLGYDAVRALHPRLVYVHCTGFGEDGPYAGRPAYDDIIQAASGAASLLPRADGNPAPRYLPMAMADKVAGLHATYAVLGALLHRERTGSGQSVEVPMFESFTHFLLQEHLYGRALIPPTESAGYPRQLDPLRQPLKCLDGYIAIAPYTDERWVRFFDVTGHADFLQREKLCTARDRFHALDRMHAEMARIVAGKPLRDWLMLFAECDIPASEVRDLDGVLADPHLAATGFFERRTHPSEGDYVQMRPPVRFHGAPTAEVRTAPHLGEHSDKVDDWLQEPR
- a CDS encoding LysR substrate-binding domain-containing protein, with protein sequence MNMRQLQYFLAVAAELNFTRASERVNIAQPALSAQIIALEDELGTPLFTREKRKVLLTPAGEILVEHAQRVLNTATAAIAAVRASGRGARAHLIVGSIYTAIYCFLPNTLRIFNTLAPNSDVSLQEMTISQQIAGLKEGLIEVGLVRGHVFDHNIVTELLYRELLVVAVPAGSEYDVPGPVDLHDLARWPLIAVARGTATERGYGDKILDLFDDANLKPNVAKEAYDMHTSACLVAAGVGVAVVPAIMQLMQPHGVAYRPLAVDTPGVSLSLAWHKDRVPPLLNAWREAARANSAQLIARHPQYFIDTSSPRLVEAAAA
- a CDS encoding SDR family NAD(P)-dependent oxidoreductase, translated to MKLKDRVVVVTGAAQGMGRAIAIEAARQGAAWVTLADVQEDRGATAAHEVEQAGAKSCFIRTDLTDTAAIRHMIDETARLAGGIDVLVNNAGVTDDGLTGRAPTIEDLSEAVWDTVMNVNLKAMWLASKFAAPWLRRSTKSPAIVNGGSVAGSVAYPGLPAYAASKGGVAMLTKAIALDLADAGIRCNAYAPGAIDTPMLSHSVEHAEDREKARARLWGTHLLKRLGRPEEVAKLVCFLASDEASFSTGSTFSVDAGTLAWRGVH
- a CDS encoding AraC family transcriptional regulator, encoding MDILTDIIRLMRPRAISWRTVEAQGRWGMSVPCRDIPVFCLVVTGQCWYVPRHGQPLLMRQGDYLLMRATARYCLVSDPDASATLHAMEDGVAADAYVRWDEGAGGDKVRLVGGYFEIGPEHTALFSGMLPDFLYIRSSDEEAGRLSRLIALIGEESSIDLPGRDLVMSRLVEIMLVEVWRRPLTRIDSREAGWFSGMADPHIHLALQKMHADVARHWTVDGLAKDVGMSRAAFARRFAERVGVAPATYLSNWRIALAKDALLNSERSLTDIALSIGYYSDSAFSTAFSRVVGVAPAAFRRARQGEQAAR